A single window of Streptomyces xanthii DNA harbors:
- a CDS encoding DUF4232 domain-containing protein, which yields MFRSSSPSSRLPARLPARVTAVTLTAVLAGLGAAGTASSSPKAAAPASGSLRTCALGDLYLSMGRKEGAAGSLYWTIRFTNTSTTSCTLRGYPGVSALDTAHRQIGPAAHRTGEHASTVRLAPAHSASAVIRTTNGPLGGPCLRTGSYLRVYPPGSYHADLVPARWTICSHLFDVSPIKT from the coding sequence ATGTTCCGCTCCTCATCTCCCTCGTCCCGCCTTCCGGCCCGCCTCCCCGCCCGCGTCACGGCCGTCACGCTGACCGCAGTCCTCGCCGGACTGGGAGCGGCAGGAACCGCGTCGAGCAGTCCGAAAGCCGCGGCCCCGGCCTCGGGCAGCCTGCGGACCTGCGCACTGGGGGACCTCTACCTCTCCATGGGACGCAAGGAAGGCGCGGCGGGCTCGCTCTACTGGACCATCCGGTTCACGAACACCAGCACCACCAGCTGCACCCTGCGCGGCTACCCGGGCGTCAGCGCCCTCGACACCGCCCACCGCCAGATCGGCCCGGCCGCCCACCGCACCGGCGAGCACGCCTCCACCGTCAGGCTGGCCCCCGCCCACTCCGCCTCCGCGGTGATCCGCACCACGAACGGCCCCCTCGGCGGCCCCTGCCTGCGCACCGGCAGCTACCTGCGCGTCTACCCGCCGGGCTCCTACCACGCGGACCTCGTCCCGGCCCGCTGGACCATCTGCTCGCACCTCTTCGACGTCAGCCCGATCAAGACCTAG
- a CDS encoding cytidine deaminase — MGLDQELVDAALALMDRRWPAGEPGGAAAVRVTDGGILTSVGLDNMHGSVALCQETGAFVQAYTLERAVTASVCVCRDLEHGRVLILPPCGVCQERLALWGPEVEVAVPRADDPTRWEGRTLAELQPHYWAAQFNDGKWPSYAQHSE; from the coding sequence ATGGGACTTGATCAGGAACTGGTCGACGCCGCGCTCGCGCTCATGGATCGGCGCTGGCCCGCCGGGGAGCCCGGTGGCGCCGCCGCCGTACGGGTGACCGACGGCGGGATCCTCACCAGCGTCGGGCTCGACAACATGCACGGGTCCGTCGCCCTCTGCCAGGAGACCGGCGCCTTCGTCCAGGCCTACACCCTGGAGCGGGCCGTCACCGCCTCCGTCTGTGTCTGCCGGGACCTGGAGCACGGGCGGGTGCTGATCCTGCCGCCCTGCGGGGTGTGTCAGGAGCGGCTCGCGCTCTGGGGGCCCGAAGTGGAGGTCGCCGTGCCGCGCGCGGACGATCCGACCCGGTGGGAGGGCCGGACACTGGCCGAACTGCAGCCCCACTACTGGGCCGCACAGTTCAACGACGGCAAGTGGCCCTCGTACGCCCAGCATTCCGAGTAG
- a CDS encoding winged helix-turn-helix transcriptional regulator — protein MTRVRIDDPGVCGVAVAVAAIDGKWKTLLLWLLEGGPRRPGELRREIPRISEKVLTQTLREMESDGLVHREVYDVVPPKTVYSLTESGLELSRALAPLSDWGHRRLDRLTADHPAP, from the coding sequence ATGACACGCGTCCGGATCGACGATCCCGGTGTCTGCGGGGTGGCCGTGGCGGTCGCCGCCATCGACGGCAAGTGGAAGACGCTGCTGCTGTGGCTGCTCGAGGGCGGCCCGCGCCGGCCGGGCGAGCTGCGCCGGGAGATCCCGCGGATCAGCGAGAAGGTGCTGACGCAGACCCTGCGCGAGATGGAGTCGGACGGGCTCGTCCACCGCGAGGTGTACGACGTGGTGCCTCCGAAGACCGTCTACTCGCTCACCGAGTCCGGCCTCGAACTCTCCAGGGCGCTGGCGCCCCTGTCCGACTGGGGCCACCGCCGCCTGGACCGGCTCACCGCCGACCACCCGGCGCCCTGA
- a CDS encoding NAD(P)-dependent oxidoreductase produces the protein MSSSPESTPGRSPAAVTVIGLGPMGRALAGAFVDAGVRTTVWNRTPGRDRELVERGAIGAASAAEAVAASPLTVVSLVNYDATDAVLRQDAVTAALKGRTLVNLTADTPDRARDTGRWAGEHGIRYLDGAVMTPTPTIGTPHAVLLLSGDEELYGENRDVLGALGGTHTHLGEDIGRAAAYDIALLDVFWTSMTGYMHALALARAEGVSPRELAPFAQGIGAILPALFQETAEDIEDGGYSGEGNPLTSAVSTMAHVVHAAEAHGIDTGVMRAAEGLARRTVALGHGADGFSRIAEVLTRR, from the coding sequence ATGTCTTCTTCCCCTGAGTCCACGCCCGGGCGCTCCCCGGCCGCCGTCACGGTGATCGGGCTGGGTCCGATGGGCCGCGCGCTGGCCGGCGCGTTCGTTGACGCCGGGGTGCGCACCACCGTGTGGAACCGCACCCCGGGCCGTGACCGCGAACTCGTCGAGCGCGGGGCGATCGGTGCGGCGAGCGCCGCGGAGGCGGTCGCGGCGAGTCCGCTGACCGTGGTGAGCCTCGTGAACTACGACGCCACGGACGCGGTGCTGCGCCAGGACGCCGTCACCGCCGCGCTCAAGGGCCGCACCCTGGTGAACCTGACCGCCGACACCCCGGACCGGGCCAGGGACACCGGTCGCTGGGCCGGTGAACACGGCATCCGCTATCTCGACGGCGCCGTCATGACCCCGACGCCGACGATCGGCACACCGCACGCGGTCCTGCTCCTCAGCGGCGACGAGGAGCTCTACGGCGAGAACCGGGACGTGCTCGGCGCGCTCGGCGGCACCCACACCCACCTCGGCGAGGACATCGGCCGCGCCGCGGCCTACGACATCGCGCTGCTCGACGTCTTCTGGACCTCGATGACCGGGTACATGCACGCGCTGGCCCTGGCGCGGGCGGAGGGCGTCTCGCCGCGCGAACTCGCCCCGTTCGCCCAGGGCATCGGCGCGATCCTGCCGGCGCTCTTCCAGGAGACGGCCGAGGACATCGAGGACGGCGGCTACTCGGGCGAGGGCAATCCGCTCACCTCCGCGGTGTCGACGATGGCCCACGTCGTGCACGCCGCCGAGGCCCACGGCATCGACACGGGCGTGATGCGCGCCGCCGAGGGTCTGGCCCGCCGCACGGTGGCACTGGGCCACGGCGCGGACGGCTTCTCCCGCATCGCGGAGGTCCTGACCCGCCGCTAG